One window of Nocardia sp. NBC_00508 genomic DNA carries:
- a CDS encoding XRE family transcriptional regulator, which translates to MDDESMLAETNSAPAELAKGISRMYELMRIPVTSRLSNAAAAEVISKLVGTSPSPAYLMQLRTATKSNPTKQCIWTIAQFFAVPASYLLDSRSDKAIDSQSRLLAAMKDADVRNLVSRASGLTPETLESQSAIVGRARELENLSAVHPKEQPRRHGDSELSLDES; encoded by the coding sequence GTGGACGACGAGTCGATGCTCGCCGAGACCAATAGCGCCCCAGCCGAACTTGCCAAGGGGATCAGCCGCATGTACGAGTTGATGCGTATTCCTGTTACGTCGCGGCTGTCCAATGCCGCTGCGGCGGAGGTGATTTCGAAACTTGTGGGAACATCACCCAGTCCGGCTTATCTGATGCAGCTGCGGACCGCTACGAAGTCGAACCCGACTAAGCAGTGCATCTGGACGATTGCTCAGTTCTTTGCCGTCCCAGCCTCGTATCTGCTCGACAGCCGGTCGGACAAGGCAATCGACTCCCAGTCGAGGTTGTTAGCGGCCATGAAGGATGCCGATGTGCGAAACCTGGTCTCACGCGCGTCGGGCCTGACTCCCGAGACGCTCGAGAGCCAGTCCGCGATCGTCGGCCGTGCGCGCGAGTTGGAGAATTTGTCCGCGGTGCATCCGAAGGAGCAGCCGCGTAGACACGGGGACAGCGAACTGTCGCTGGATGAATCATGA
- a CDS encoding IS256 family transposase codes for MTSVQPIDPSKMLSDQLAVASPDLLRNMMSTFIQALMSAEADTVCGAGYGERSDERVNSRNGYRHRDFDTRVGTIDIAIPKLRSGSYFPDWLLERRKRAERALTSVVATCYLLGVSTRRMEKLVESLGVTKLSKSQVSIMAADLDAQVEAFRTRPLDQGPYTFLAADALVLKVRENGRVVNVHALIATGVNADGYREILGIQVTSGEDGAGWLAFFRDLVARGLSGVSLVTSDAHAGLVAAIGATLPGAAWQRCRTHYTVNLMSITPKSSWPWVRTLLHSAFDQADAESVAAQYDRMLDALTEKLPKVAGHLDAARADLLSFTAFPKQIWRQIWSNNPQERLNKEIRRRTDVVGIFPDRQAIIRLVGAVLAEQHDEWIEGRRYLGLDVLARSRGLTDPAEQEDTTPALTA; via the coding sequence ATGACCTCTGTCCAGCCTATCGACCCATCCAAGATGCTGTCGGACCAACTCGCCGTCGCGAGCCCGGATCTGCTGCGCAACATGATGTCCACGTTCATCCAGGCATTGATGAGCGCTGAAGCCGACACGGTGTGTGGCGCCGGCTACGGCGAACGATCCGACGAGCGGGTGAACTCACGAAACGGGTACCGCCACCGCGACTTCGACACTCGTGTCGGCACGATCGACATCGCGATCCCGAAGCTGCGCTCGGGCTCCTATTTCCCGGATTGGTTGCTCGAGCGCCGCAAACGCGCCGAACGCGCGCTCACCTCGGTGGTGGCGACCTGCTACCTGCTCGGTGTGTCCACCCGCCGCATGGAGAAACTGGTCGAATCACTCGGTGTGACAAAGCTTTCCAAGTCCCAGGTGTCGATCATGGCCGCCGACCTCGACGCCCAGGTCGAAGCGTTCCGCACCCGACCACTCGACCAAGGCCCGTACACGTTTCTCGCCGCGGACGCGCTGGTGCTCAAAGTCCGCGAGAACGGCCGCGTGGTCAACGTGCATGCCCTGATCGCGACCGGTGTCAACGCCGATGGCTACCGCGAGATCCTCGGCATCCAGGTCACCAGCGGCGAGGACGGCGCGGGCTGGCTGGCATTCTTCCGCGACCTGGTCGCCCGCGGCCTGTCCGGCGTCAGCCTTGTCACGTCCGACGCCCACGCCGGGCTGGTCGCCGCGATCGGCGCGACACTGCCCGGAGCTGCCTGGCAGCGGTGTCGTACGCATTACACGGTGAACCTCATGTCGATCACCCCGAAATCGTCGTGGCCGTGGGTGCGGACTCTGTTGCACTCGGCGTTCGACCAGGCAGACGCCGAATCGGTTGCTGCCCAATATGATCGGATGCTCGATGCACTGACCGAGAAACTGCCGAAGGTGGCCGGACACCTCGACGCAGCACGCGCTGACCTGCTGTCGTTCACCGCGTTCCCCAAGCAGATCTGGCGCCAGATCTGGAGCAACAACCCCCAAGAGCGGCTGAACAAGGAAATCCGCCGCCGCACCGACGTCGTCGGCATCTTCCCCGACCGTCAAGCCATCATCCGGCTCGTCGGCGCCGTGCTCGCCGAGCAACACGACGAATGGATCGAAGGCCGCCGCTACCTCGGCCTCGACGTGCTGGCCCGCTCCCGCGGCCTCACCGACCCCGCCGAACAGGAGGACACCACCCCAGCACTGACCGCCTGA